A window of the Ogataea parapolymorpha DL-1 chromosome V, whole genome shotgun sequence genome harbors these coding sequences:
- a CDS encoding Vacuolar protein sorting-associated protein 41, producing MGSSFNDEIVDTSAEIDSIGSTEYHQEVEGRAEDGSIDSQDPSDAASTESLEPPKLKYSRLNKLPARFFTKDAVSCCYFHEKVFIFATHSGFVHLTRPDFTPLRTMKIQRSSILSLHSDGEYFAAGSIDGTVVIGSVADDKDIIAYDFKRPIHAVALDKNYKTSKLFISGGTSGNVVFSSRNWLGQRQDTVVDGGSGAITMIQTINDLVIWTNDSGITVAQIPTKTVIFHETLPKNFPRPEMFWPRFHQTDADRFLIGWVNHVWSFKISVSNSGSSIISSAASNFRSVDKKVALEHHVILEDTLIAGISVFNDDLLILNYVPNNEPPELKLVHQLTFEEISVDQVAMNRRTNLGLNDYHLYQHESQWFLVSADDCIVVQPYGLHDQLTWYTARGEYLEAWKMSELWLAREERLDIAERHMEKLVAEDRWQEAGEFLDEMLALAGDEEPEYVQRVAGCWNKWITRFSEAGHRDLLVDRVPCVPVGDHLVSSRHYNSILEQLVEQQEFSKVLSLVEKWDHSLFDAETLRDRLAEELEETGEQEASVRRLIVDLSIELDEMEKCIDHLIWLKDPGIMLFVDEHHLLLPNLDKLPAIVTLSAAGKPLTAENLATAVAILVENSHEILPRQIVDTLDAAGLDYVSFLYLDALAANDKLLVKDFEDEMVKLYASFNRDHLQQFLSRHYNYSVEKAISVCEEKNCVSELVYLLSKVGENRKALKLIVDELRDPEKAILFVSESDDRELWDFLLDYSMDRPAFIQTLVVAASDLIDPLPVISRIPRGVEITGLREALVQICGNIQMDRLVHELVARLIAAESMELTGRYMSLRAQGTVFELDRVPTETLVCRNGLLATEEQFLGHRWKGSAATVAEKINHVAYIRRHIGR from the coding sequence ATGGGGTCCTCtttcaacgacgagatAGTGGACACCTCTGCGGAAATTGATAGCATAGGGTCCACGGAATACCATCAGGAAGTTGAAGGTCGCGCCGAAGATGGCTCAATTGATTCCCAGGACCCCTCTGATGCTGCAAGCACAGAATCCTTAGAGCCTCCTAAGCTCAAATACTCCCGTCTGAACAAATTGCCTGCCCGCTTCTTTACCAAAGACGCGGTCAGCTGCTGCTATTTTCATGAGAAGGTATTTATATTCGCAACACACTCTGGGTTTGTCCACCTGACCCGACCAGATTTCACGCCGCTGCGCACCATGAAGATCCAGAGAAGCTCCATCTTGTCGCTGCACAGCGACGGCGAGTACTTTGCCGCtgggtcgatcgacggaACAGTGGTGATTGGGTCGGTTGCAGACGACAAGGATATCATAGCCTACGACTTTAAGCGGCCTATACACGCTGTGGCTCTGGATAAGAACTACAAGACAAGTAAGCTATTTATTTCTGGCGGGACTAGCGGCAATGTGGTGTTCTCGTCACGCAATTGGCTGGGACAGAGACAGGATACTGTAGTCGACGGCGGCAGCGGGGCAATCACAATGATACAAACGATCAACGACCTTGTCATTTGGACAAACGACTCTGGCATCACGGTAGCCCAGATTCCCACGAAAACGGTCATTTTCCACGAAACGTTGCCCAAGAACTTCCCCAGACCAGAAATGTTCTGGCCGCGTTTCCACCAGACCGACGCCGACCGGTTTCTGATCGGCTGGGTCAACCATGTGTGGTCGTTCAAGATCTCAGTCTCTAACTCGGGCTCCAGCATAATATCCTCTGCGGCGTCAAATTTCCGGTCGGTCGACAAAAAGGTCGCCTTGGAGCACCATGTGATCCTTGAGGACACGCTGATTGCGGGCATTTCTGTCTTCAACGATGATcttctgattttgaactATGTGCCGAACAACGAGCCTCCGGAGCTGAAActtgttcaccagctcACGTTTGAGGAAATTTCTGTGGACCAAGTGGCCATGAACAGACGCACAAATCTTGGTCTTAACGACTACCATCTGTACCAGCACGAATCGCAATGGTTTCTGGTTTCTGCCGACGATTGCATTGTTGTACAGCCATACGGACTTCACGACCAGCTGACGTGGTACACTGCGCGCGGAGAGTACCTGGAGGCATGGAAGATGAGCGAGCTATGGCTGGCCAGAGAGGAGCGGCTGGACATAGCAGAGCGACATatggagaagcttgttgctGAGGACAGATGGCAGGAGGCCGgcgagtttttggacgagatgcTAGCTCTTGCTGGGGACGAGGAGCCAGAGTATGTTCAACGGGTTGCAGGTTGCTGGAATAAATGGATTACGCGGTTTTCAGAGGCAGGCCACAGAGATCTGCTTGTGGACCGTGTTCCGTGTGTTCCTGTTGGGGACCATCTGGTGTCCTCGAGGCACTATAAttcaattttggagcaaCTTGTGGAGCAGCAAGAGTTCTCGAAAGTGTTGTCGCTCGTTGAGAAATGGGATCACAGCCTTTTCGACGCAGAGACGCTGCGCGACCGTTTGGCGGAGGAACTTGAGGAGACAGGCGAGCAGGAGGCTTCTGTGCGACGGTTGATTGTCGATCTGAGcatcgagctggacgagatggaaAAATGCATCGACCACTTGATATGGCTCAAAGACCCGGGAATTatgctgtttgtggacgaaCACCATCTGCTATTGCCCAATCTGGACAAGTTGCCGGCCATTGTGACGCTGAGCGCGGCCGGGAAGCCGTTGACGGCGGAAAATTTGGCCACGGCGGTTGCTattctggtggaaaacagcCACGAGATCCTGCCGCGGCAGATCGTCGACACGTTGGACGCGGCAGGACTCGACTACGTGAGTTTCCTGTATCTTGACGCGCTGGCGGCgaacgacaagctgcttgtcaaggactttgaggacgaaatGGTGAAGTTGTACGCGTCGTTCAACAGAGACCACCTGCAGCAGTTTCTAAGCCGCCATTACAACTACTCTGTGGAAAAAGCGATTTCCGTGTGCGAGGAGAAAAATTGCGTGTCTGAGCTGGTGTATTTGTTGAGCAAGGTGGGCGAGAACAGGAAAGCGCTCAAGCTGATTGTGGATGAGCTGCGCGATCCAGAAAAGGCGATTTTGTTTGTGAGCGAAAGCGACGACAGGGAGCTGTGGGACTTTCTGCTGGACTACTCGATGGACCGGCCGGCATTCATTCAGACGCTCGTGGTGGCTGCGAGCGACCTGATCGACCCGCTTCCTGTGATATCGCGGATCCCACGCGGCGTCGAAATCACGGGGCTACGCGAAGCGTTGGTGCAGATCTGCGGCAACATCCAGATGGACCGCCTGGTGCATGAGCTGGTAGCTCGGCTGATTGCGGCGGAGTCCATGGAGCTCACTGGCCGATACATGAGCTTGCGCGCGCAGGGCACGgttttcgagctggacaGAGTGCCGACGGAAACGCTGGTGTGCCGCAACGGGCTGCTGGCAACAGAAGAGCAGTTTCTGGGGCACCGTTGGAAAGGCTCTGCGGCTACGGTGGCAGAGAAGATAAACCACGTTGCATATATTCGGCGACACATTGGGCGCTAA
- a CDS encoding Conserved oligomeric Golgi complex subunit 3, protein MRRRGSSVSDNKGRRSRAGSITSTTSAGTATIDSIVLEELKPRARSKSLGELDQVVNAQVTKPVMYPFSGAEKEALWSQYTQDYESGCIVNIDDQWVIDKATSQEVLEFQNYLRYNYEENKQFLKETNAIIQDLNKLLVIGDQVTLQTVDFQKKSTQLIVEIEQLNRLHENISSNLTLFESLDPIVQTLNTSSSGSIVAKDSFRHDILEELDRCLIFVHDPKHSTFKEIGIYKHRFKQCMIRALTLVKNYITTAIRDLEAELQLKITEKKKEQGMVSASISVMVDAFVYIQFEEDAAKYTGLFEELYARAVKTQDQEYLGLLNDCYNQYFRSRSNLLSSIVQQHISAQDTSKDCIQLAQSNISYFIKLMEREYDIFKRLFFLAPQKCNNEVDNSTNLLSLSKWFEELLDPLYYLLRNKIIREKSISELCELISILQNYYDVEEFDTSEQADESDMYHHDAPLQEKIQLGELFRPILEDAQTRLVFRVQVYVDQYIVSYKKTGRELTIGHRRKINVADPIAEEPLPQPDGELRGDSIFSLDNTALAPQNLEFVYPPIVNAVQLLMKIYQLLNPSVFDDLANAVVHLSILSLHTNFGNVPGVESKLYEIKNLMFLREYISTFEIEHARRETNLDFSGIKKMFNRFMRGDNTKETIDTNFSAANAVNPEQNRFMNLLLGSVPRVVNDYVDCRYEIQMALRNAVHEFIDESAKPFTKPLELYPKQSLRNVMDKFMRTLKNELPRLKPRILMYLNDEKILSFLLDGIQETVMKAYEQFYSRAEEEKSQDIEHLVDVDVVISLWADQVSEMISLDDPELDLDVYSDDEQLMSENGDVSNLNLNSLR, encoded by the coding sequence ATGAGAAGACGGGGGTCCAGTGTTTCCGACAACAAGGGACGCAGATCGCGAGCGGGCTCGATCACTTCGACAACCTCGGCCGGTACGgcgacgatcgactcgatcgTTCTGGAAGAACTGAAGCCAAGGGCCAGAAGCAAGTCGTTAGGCGAGCTCGACCAGGTGGTGAACGCTCAAGTGACAAAACCTGTGATGTATCCTTTTTCCGGGGCAGAGAAAGAGGCTTTATGGAGCCAGTACACACAGGACTACGAGAGCGGCTGTATAGTCAACATTGACGACCAATGGGTGATAGACAAAGCCACGAGCCAGGAGGTGTTGGAGTTCCAAAATTATCTGCGCTACAACTACGAGGAAAATAAGCAGTTTTTAAAGGAAACAAACGCGATAATCCAGGACctgaacaagctgctggtaATTGGCGACCAAGTCACGTTGCAAACAGTGgatttccagaagaaatcGACACAGCTGATAGTGGAAATTGAACAGCTCAACAGACTGCACGAGAACATATCCAGCAACTTGACGCTCTTTGAATCGCTCGATCCGATTGTGCAGACCCTcaacaccagcagcagcgggtcgatcgtcgcgAAAGACAGTTTCCGCCACGATATtctcgaggagctggaccGGTGTCTCATTTTTGTGCACGACCCAAAACACTCTACTTTCAAGGAAATTGGCATTTACAAGCATAGATTCAAGCAATGTATGATTAGAGCTCTTACGCTGGTGAAAAACTACATCACCACGGCGATCCGCGATCTCGAAGCGGAACTGCAGCTGAAAATTacagaaaaaaagaaggaacAGGGAATGGTATCTGCCAGCATCTCGGTCATGGTGGACGCGTTTGTGTATATCCAGTTTGAGGAAGACGCTGCCAAGTATACCGGACTATTTGAGGAGCTATATGCACGGGCAGTCAAAACGCAGGACCAGGAATACTTGGGGCTCCTAAATGACTGCTACAACCAATACTTTAGATCCCGATCCAATTTGCTCAGTTCCATTGTCCAACAACACATATCCGCACAGGATACTTCCAAGGACTGCATACAACTGGCACAGAGCAACATATCGTACTTTATTAAGCTGATGGAGCGCGAGTACGACATATTCAAAAGACTTTTTTTCCTGGCTCCGCAGAAATGTAACAACGAAGTGGACAACTCCACCAACCTGCTGTCGCTGTCGAAATGGTTTGAGGAGTTGTTGGATCCACTGTACTATCTGCTGAGAAACAAGATTATACGCGAAAAGAGCATTTCAGAGCTCTGCGAGCTCATCTCGATTCTACAGAACTATTACGACGTGGAGGAGTTTGACACGAGCGAACAGGCAGACGAGTCAGACATGTACCATCACGACGCACCGTTGCAGGAGAAGATTCAACTTGGCGAGCTTTTCCGGCCAATTCTGGAAGACGCACAGACAAGACTCGTGTTCAGGGTGCAGGTCTACGTGGACCAATATATTGTGAGTTATAAAAAAACAGGCAGAGAACTGACAATCGGACATCGCCGCAAAATCAATGTTGCCGACCCTATCGCCGAGGAGCCGCTGCCGCAACCAGACGGGGAGCTGCGTGGCGACAGCATTTTCTCGCTGGATAACACTGCGCTGGCGCCCCAAAACCTCGAGTTTGTGTATCCACCGATTGTCAATGCCGTCcagttgttgatgaagatctaccagctgctgaaccCAAGCGTGTTCGATGACCTTGCCAATGCGGTTGTCCATCTATCAATATTGTCGTTGCACACGAATTTCGGTAACGTGCCTGGTGTTGAGTCAAAACTGTACGAAATTAAAAACCTCATGTTTCTGCGAGAGTACATTTCCACGTTTGAGATAGAACATGCGCGCCGCGAGACAAATTTGGACTTCAGCGGGATCAAGAAGATGTTCAATAGATTCATGCGCGGCGACAACACCAAAGAGACAATCGACACGAACTTCTCGGCCGCGAATGCTGTAAACCCCGAGCAGAACCGGTTTATGAACTTGTTGCTGGGATCGGTTCCACGGGTGGTGAACGACTACGTGGACTGTCGGTATGAGATTCAAATGGCACTCAGAAATGCAGTGCACGAGTTTATCGACGAGTCGGCCAAGCCGTTCACCAAACCGCTAGAGCTCTATCCGAAGCAGTCTTTGCGCAATGTCATGGACAAGTTCATGCGGacgctgaaaaacgagctgccCCGTCTCAAACCACGCATTCTGATGTACctgaacgacgagaagatATTGAGCTTTCTGCTGGATGGGATTCAGGAGACCGTGATGAAAGCATACGAACAGTTTTATTCGAGAgcagaggaagagaaatCTCAGGATATCGAGCACCTCGTGGACGTGGACGTGGTGATTTCCCTATGGGCAGACCAGGTCAGCGAGATGATCTCGTTGGACGACCCGGAACTTGACCTAGACGTGTATTCTGACGACGAACAGCTGATGAGCGAAAACGGAGACGTCAGCAACCTGAACCTCAATTCGCTTAGATAA